Part of the Sinomonas atrocyanea genome is shown below.
ACTGGAACTTCCACCACCTCATCTTCGAGGGCACGCAGAATCCCTTCCTGATCGACATGTCGGAAGCCATTTCGACCCGCGTCCACCGCATGCGCCAGACCGTCAAGTCCGGCGTGAGCGACGCGGACGAGGCCGTGGTCGAGCACGGGGCCATCCTCGAGGCCTTCCGCTCCGGGACGGGCGCCGCCGCAGGCGCCGCCATGCGCGACCACATCCAGCGGGTCCGCGAACGCGCCCGCCGGGACGTCGCCTCCAGCTGACAGCCCCAGGACGCACGACGTCGGCCGGTCACCTCCGCGAGGTGACCGGCCGACGTCGTACTCCGTTGCGGTGTCCCCGCCCGGCGGCCGGCGCCGGCGCCCCCGGTCCTCTGCGGAGGACCGGGGGCGCCGTGTGCCAGTACCGGGTCAGTGGACCGGGGTGAGCTCCTCGGCCTCGAGCAGCTCATCCGACTTGGCGCCCTTGAAGAACTTGGTCGCGAAGACCATCGCGGCGGCGAGGAAGGCGAAGACGCCCAGGGACACCACGCCCCATTCGCCGCTCTTGGTGGGCAGCGCGTCGTTGAACGCGGTCCGCATGAGCGGGGCCACGAAGCCGCCGAGGTTGCCGAGGGAGTTGATGAGGCCGATGCCCGCCGCGGCGGCAGCGCCCGTGAGGAAGGCCGTGGGGTAGGCCCACGTGATCGGTCCGACCGTGAGGAAGCTGGCCACGGCGAGCGTGATGAAGACGATGCCGAGCAGCGGCTGGTTGTTCGCGCCCGCCCAGGCAGAACCGAGGATGAACACGCCGGTCCCGATGTAGAGCAGGCTGCCCCAGTTGCGCCGGCGCGCCACCGTGTGCGCCGCCTTGCCCAGGTAGTAGCACGCGAACAGGCCAACGAGCCACGGGATGGCGGAGACGAGGCCGACCTCCCACCCGACCTTCTTGCCGAGCAGGCCCGCGACCTCCTGGGGGAGGTAGAACGTAGTGCCGTAGACGGCGATCTGCAGCGCGAAGTAGATGACCGTGAAGTACCAGACCTTCCAGTTCGCCATGGCGCGCCAGATGCCGCTCGGGCCGTCCTCGGTGCGAGCCCGGTCCTCGACCGCCATCGCGTTCGAGAGGGCGAGCTTCTCCTCATCGCTGAGGAACTTGGCCTTGGCCGGGCTGTTCGTGAGGAGGAACAGCGCCGCGATGCCCGCGATGACGGCGAGCAGGCCCTCGCCGAAGAACATCACCTGCCAGCCCCGGGCGAAGCCGAGGGAGTCGCCGAAGCTGATGAGGCCGCCGGAGAGCGGGGCGCCGATCATCTGCGAGAAGGGCTGGGCGAGGTAGAAGATCGCGAACATCTGCACGCGGACCTTGTTCGGGAACCACTCGGACAGGAACATGATGACGCCCGGGAACAGGCCTGCCTCGGTGACGCCGAGGAGGAAGCGCAGCACGTTGAACATGACGTCGTCCGTGGTGAACGCGAACGCGGCCGCGACGATGCCCCACGTGATGGAGATGCGCGCGAGCCAGAAGCGTGCGCCGAAGCGCTTGAGGAGGAGGTTGCTCGGCACCTCGAAGAGGGCGTAGCCGATGAAGAAGATGCCGGCGCCGAGGGCGAACGCGGCGTCGCCGACGCCCCGGTCCGCCTTGAGGGCCGCCTGGGCGAAGCCCACGTTGGTGCGGTCGAGGAAGGCGACGAAATAGAGGATCACGAGCATCGGCATCAGGTGCCGTGCGGCCTTCGAGATGGCGGATTTCAGCGCAATGTCATGCGCCGAGGGCGCGACCGTCCGCGGAGCGGGGATGGACACGTCAGCTCTCCTTTGAGATGAACCCGTGCAGGGGTTGGGTGCCTTGATGGAACGGAAGAGGTACTGCTAGTGGGCCTGCAGGATCGAGACGACGCCGATGGCGACGAACACGATCCCGATGGCCAGGAAGGCGAGGCGGGACTTCGACCAGGGGCCGAGGACAGACTTCACGGTGGCCACCTCAGTGCATGTAGAGGCCGCCGTCGACGTTCAGGGTCTGGCCCGTCACGAAGCCGGCGTCCTCGCTGATGAGGTAGGCGATGGCCGCGGCGATGTCCCGCGGGGTGCCGATGCGCGGCAGCACGCCGTCGGCCGCCATCTTCTCCTTGCGCTCGTCCGTGAGCGTGCCGCCCATGATGTCCGTGTCGATCGGACCGGGCGAGATGGCGTTGGCGGTGATGCCCTGGTGCCCGAGCTCGCGGGCGATGCTGCGGGTGAATCCGATGACGCCGGCCTTGGCCGCGGAGTACACGGTCTTGCTGTAGGTTCCGCCGCCGCGCTGGGCGGAGACCGAGGACAGGCTGACCACGCGGCCCACGCCGTGCTTGACCATGGACTCGACGGCGCGGCGGGTCGCGTAGTGGACGCCGTTCATGTTGATGCCCATGACGCGGTTCCACTCGTCCGCCGTGACCTCGAGGTACGGCACGGGCGAGGAGACGCCGGCGAGGTTCACGAGGGCCACGATTTGGGGCAGCTCCCCCTCGAGCTCGTCGAAGGCGGCGCGGACCTGGGCCTCGTCCGAGACGTCGGCGCCGGCGCCGGCGGCCTGGACACCGTGCTCGAGCGCGATCTCCTCGGCCACGCGCTTGGCGGCCTCGGCCTCGACGTCGATGATGCCGATGTTCCAGCCGCGCTCGGCCAGGTAGTGGGCGGAGGCCCGGCCGATGCCGCGCGGGGAGGCCGCGCCGGTCAGGATCACGGTGCGGGAAGCGGGAAAGTCAGTCATGCGGTTTCTCCTGGTCCTCAGTGGGCAGCCGCGGCGGGCGCGGGCTGGATGGGGGCGGGGCCGAGCTCGTCCATGAGCTTCTTGATGGCCACGTAGGCCTTGTTGCGGTAGGCGACGAGCTCGGGAGTGCGCTCAGCGGGGACGTCGAGGTAGCCGGCCCCGGACTTGGTGCCGAACTTCCCGGCGTCCACGAGCTCCTTGAGGGACTCCGGCGTGGCGAAGCGCTCGGGCCAGCGGGTCTGCAGCGAGGCGTAGCAGAACGCGTACACGTCCAGCCCCGCCATGTCCGCGATCGCGAACGGGCCGAAGACGGGCAGGCGGAAGCCGAAGGTGGTGCGCACGATCGTGTCGATGTCCTCCGGGGTCGCGATGCCCTCCTCGACGATCTGGGTCGCCTCGTGGAACAGCGCGTACTGGAGCCGGTTGAGCACGAACCCGGTCGCGTCCTTCACCCGCGCGGTCTCCTTGCCCGTGGAGGCCACGAGCTCCTCGACCATCGGGATCACGGACTCGTCCGTGCCGGGGTGCGGGATGAGCTCGACCCCGGGGATGAACGGAGCCGGGTTGGAGAAGTGGACGCCGAGGAACCGCTCCGGGTTCGTGACGGCCTCCGCGAGCGAGGCGATGAGGATGGTCGAGGTGTTGGAGCCGATGACCGCGTCCGGCCGGGCCGCGGCGCTGATACGGCGGAGGGTCTCGTGCTTGATCTCGATCTTCTCGGGCACGGCCTCCTCGATGAAGTCCGCGTCGGCCACCGCCTCCTCGATCGAAGCGGCCGGCGAGAGGTGCGCCTCGAGGCGCGCGACGGCGTCGTCCGGGAAGAGCCCGTCGGCGACGAACTGGCGGGCCTCGTCGAGGAGCCGGCCGTAGTTGCGGACGGCGATCTCCTCGGAGATGTCGGCGATCTTCACGGTGGCGCCGGCGAGCGCAAGGACCTGGGCGATCCCGCCGCCCATGTACCCGGAGCCGACGACGGCAACGGTGAGTTCAGTCATGGTGGTTCCTAGCCCTTGGGGAGCAGAGTGCGGATGTACTTCTGGTTGGTGGCGCAGACGCCGAGGCTGTCCCCGCCGTACTGCTCGGTGAGGATGATCCCGTCGAAGCCGACCGCGATGGCGTCGCGGAACACCTGGCGGTAGTTGATGAGGCCCGTCTCCATGGTCGAGGGCACCGAGGTGGCCCAGCTGCCGTCCGCGGCCTCGTCCCGCGTGTAGTTCTTCACGTGCCAGTAGTTGGCGTACGGGAGGGTCTTGTCGAAGAGGTAGCGCCAGTCCTCGACGGGCCGGTGCAGGCGGATGAGGTTGGCGACGTCCGGGTTGAGGCCCACGTTGTCCAGGCCCACCTCCTCGATGAAGCGCACGGCGCTGTCCGCCGTGCCGACGTACGTGTCCTCGTACATCTCGAGCGACATGCGGAGGCCGAGATCCGCGGCGTGCTTGCCGAGCTCGCGGATGCGGCCGACGGCGGTGTCCCAGACCTCGCGGTCGTCGGGGTCCTTGGGGCCCTCGGCCGTCCAGAACCACAGGGCCTTGCGCTGGGCCTCGCTGAAGGGCTGGTGCAGGCCGGTCGAGAAGACCTGCATGCCCCACTCGGCGGCGGCGTCGATGGTCCGGTGGGCGTAGGCGAGGTTGCGCTCCTCGTGGCCGGGCATGATCACGCTCTGGCGCTGGAGGTGGACCGACGGGATCCCCACACCGTGGGACTCCGCGATCGCGAGGAACTCGTGCCGGCGTGCGGGCTCGAGGTCGGCGGGGCGGACGTGGCTGTCCGCGAGCTCGGCGAGGGTGAAGCCGACGTCGGCGATCTGGGCGAACATGTCGTCCCAGACCTCGGGCGATGCATCATGCATCGCCACTCCCGTGCGGCGGTCCACGGCCTGGAAACCGTGGAGGCAGGTGGCGATGGGCCATGACTCTGCGGTGAACGCTGGTTCGTTCGACATGGTGCTCCGTTGCAGCTGTGGATGAAGAACGCTGCCGTGAGGCAGCTCACGAAAAAGATCCTATAGGAAATATGCTTGCTGTCAACGGGGTCCTGAACGCTTGTGGAGTCACCTCCGCACCGTTGAGGGGTCACCTCCGCACTGTTGAGGGGTCACCTCCGCAGGCACCCCGCAGCGGCCCCGGACGTGGCTCTTCAACGCGGCGGGGCTGACTTCTCAACGTGGGGACATGACCCCGCAACACCGCGTACGTGACTTCTCAACGCCGCGTACGTGACTTCTCAACGGGGCGGGGGCGGGGACGGACGTGGCTCCTCGGGGGCTAGGGGATGTCCCACCCGCCGTCGCGCTGCTGGGTCGCCTCCACGGCGGCGTGCACGACGGCGGCCAGCCCCTCGCCGTCGGACGCGGCCTCGCGCTGGGCCCGCTCCCCCGAGCCGCGGGCGAGCACGCCCCGGAGGGCCCGCTCGGCCCCGGTGAGCTCGCCGGTCTCGCGGAGCACGGGCCCCACATGCTCGAGCAGGGAGGCGAGGGCGTCCTCGGCCGGGACCGGCCGGCCGCCGAGCGGGTCCACGAGGTCGCCGTTGAGCCCCGAGCGGCTGGCGCGCCAGGCGGCCAGGCGCAGCACCGCGCCGGGGGTCCCGAGCGGCGGCCGACCCTCGGCGGCCTCGCGTGCGGCGGTCTCGACGAGGCCCCGGACGAGGACCGCGACGAGGGCGGAGTCGGCGGCGTTGAGGCACACGTCGGAGGCGCGGACCTCTACGGTCGGGTGGCGGCGCGAGAGGCGGGCGTCGAAGTACACCATGCCCGCATCGAGGATGCCGCCGGTGCCCACCATGGACGCCACGAGCCGGTTGTAGGCCTCGGCCGAGCCGAACGGCTCCTGAGGGCCGGAGGTGGGCCAGCGGTTCCACACCTGGGTGCGGAAGCTCGCGTAGCCGGTGTTCGCCCCGTGCCAGAACGGCGAGTTCGCGCTCAGCGCCGCGAGCAGGGGCAGCCATTCGCGGATCCGGTCGAGGATCCCCACGCCCTCCTCGGCGGAGGCGATGGACACGTGCACGTGGAGCCCGCACGTGAGCTGCTCGAGGGCGGTCAGGCGGTAGTCCTCGGCCATCGCGGCGAACCGCTCCCCCTCGCTGAGGTGGGTCGCGGAGCTCAGCGGCGAGGTCCCGAGCGCCGCGATGCGGGCGCCGACCTGCCGCGCCGCACGGTCCAGGGCCCGGCGGCCGTGGTACAGCTGCCCGAGCAGCTCCTCGTGGGTCAGACAGGGCTCCGTCTGGACCTCGACCTGCTCGAGCTTGAACTCGCGCTCCACGTCCCGCGGACGGCCCATGACCGCCAGCACCCGGTCCACGAGCGGCTGGGGGGCGCCCGTGTCCGGGTCCACGATCAGCAGCTCTTCCTCCGCCCCAAAGCTCCGCATACCGGCCATTCTGCCAACCCCTGCCGCCCCGCGGACAACCCCCGGCGCCCGGCGCGGCGGCCGGAGCAGCGGCCGGCCCTACTCTGGGTGCATGGATGCCCGCACCTGGTCCCTCGTGTTCGACCTCCTCGGGGTGTTCTTCTTCGCCGTCTCAGGCTGCCTCCTGGCCGTGCAGAAGAACTTCGACATCGTGGGCTCGCTGATGCTGGGCTCCCTCACCGGGCTCGGCGGCGGCGTGATCCGGGACCTCGTGCTGGGGCGCTTCCCCAACTCGTTCGCCGAGCCCGTCTACCTCGCCCCGCCCGTCCTGGCCGCGGCGGTGGTGTACTTCCTCATGCCCGCGGTGCAGAAGGCGCGCCGGACGCTCCTGACGTTCGACGCCGCGGGGCTGGCGCTGTTCTGCATCACCGGCACCGTGACGGCCCTGAGCTACGGGGTGAACCCGGTCTCGGCGGCGCTGCTGGGGACCGTGACCGCGATCGGCGGCGGCCTCATGCGGGACACGGTGGCCAACGTCCGGCCAGGGCTCTTCGACCGGCACGACCTCTACGCCATCCCGGCGATGGTGGGCGCCGGGGCGGTGGCCGCCCTGTGGCCCCTCGGGCTCTACTCGACGGCCGCGGGCGTGGTCGTGGCGGTGGTCGTCTTCGCGTTCCGCATCCTCGCCCTGCGCCTGCGCTGGCGGGTCCCGCTCGCGGCCTCCAGCCGGCACCGCAGCGGCGGGGAGGCCCCCGCGCGGGAGTGAGCCGCGCGCCGTCGTCCGCCCCGTTCCGGACGGTGTTCGGCGCGGGGGCCTTGACGCGCTCCCCACCCGAGGGAGTTGGCTAGGACCATGACCCAGACACGAACCCTCGGCACCGCCTCCCCGCTCACCGTCTCCGCCCTCGGCCTCGGCTGCATGGGCATGTCCGAGTTCTACGGGACCCCCGACGAGGCCGCGGGCCTCGCCACCATCCACCGGGCGCTCGAGCTCGGGATCACGTTCCTGGACACCGCGGACATGTACGGGCCGTTCACGAACGAGCTGCTCGTGGGCCGGGCGATCGCGGGGCGCCGCGACGAGGTCCAGCTGGCCACGAAGTTCGGCAACGTCCGCGGACCGAACGGCGAGCGCCTCGGCATCAGCGGCACCCCGGAGTACGTGCGCGAGGCGTGCGACGCGTCCCTGCAGCGCCTCGGCGTGGACCACATCGACCTCTACTACCAGCACCGGGTGGACCCCAAGGTCCCGATCGAGGACACCGTCGGCGCGATGGCCGAGCTGGTCCAGGCGGGCAAGGTCCGCCACCTCGGCCTCTCGGAGGCCTCCGCGGCGACGATCCGGCGCGCGCACGCCGTGCATCCGATCACGGCCCTCGAGACCGAGTACTCGCTGTTCACCCGCGACCTCGAGGACGAGATCCTCCCCACCCTCCGGGAGCTCGGGATCGGCCTCGTGCCCTATTCCCCGCTGGGACGGGGCATCCTCACGGGCCGGATCACCGCCGAGTCCCTCGCGAAGGCGGGCGACTCCCGCAGCAGCCGCTACTTCCCGCGCTTCCAGGGCGAGGCCCTCGACGCGAACCTCAGGCTCGTGGAGCAGGTCAAGGAGATCGCCGCCGCGAAGGGGGTCACGCCGGGGCAGATCGCGCTGGCCTGGGTCCTCGCGCAGGGCGAGGACGTGGTCCCGATCCCGGGCACCAAGCGCGTGGAGTACCTCGAGGAGAACGCCGCGGCGCTGGACGTGGAGCTGAGCCGGGACGACCTCGAGGCCCTCGAGCGCGCGGTGCCGCGGGACGCGGTCGTCGGCTCCCGCTACGGGGACATGAGCAGCATCGACACGAGCCGCTAGCCCGGCCCCCGGCCCCCGGCCCCGCGAAATGGTGGGTTGAGCACCGTGCAGACCTGCAGGACCGTGCTCAACCCACCATTTGCGGACGCGGGAGCGCACGACGGCGGGCCCGCACCTTCTCGGTGCGGGGCCGCCGGTGTGAGTGGTCCCGTTCAGGCACCCGTGCGGCGACCGGGAGGCCTCAGCCGTCCTCCCCCGCCGGCGTGGAGGCCGCGGTGTAGCCCTCGAGCTTGAGCGCCGCCTGGGCGTACTTCTGCGTGAAGGTGTCCGTCATCTTGATCTTCGAGGTGTCCACCCCGATGGTCTTCTCCTCCTCGAAGATCGTCTTGGGGCCGCCCGCGGGCATGATCCCGTCCGGCAGGAACTGCGCCTTGTCCTGGTCCAGCGCCTTGACGTACTGGTCCTTGGTGATGGTGGCGTTCTGGACGTAGGACTGCGGCAGCTTGTCCGCGATGTCCGCCGCCGAGTGCGTGCTGATCCAGTGCATCGTGTCCACGAGCGCGTCGACGACCTTCTGCGCCGCGTCCTCGTGGGACTTCACCCAGTCCGCCTGGGCCAGCAGGCCCGCCGAGGGGAGCGTGCCGCCGAGCGCCGCCTTGGCGCCGTCCGCCGTCGCGAGGTCGATCGCCGGGACGGCGAGGTTCTTCGCCTCCAGCGCCCCGACCGTGGGCTGGGTGGTCATGACGCAGTCGGCGGAGCCGCGCTGGATGGCCGCGATCGCGGTGGCACCGGCGCCCACCGCGATCGTGTGGTAGTCGTTCTTGGACAGGCCGGCCTTGGACACGATGAACTGGGTGAGCTCGTCGGTGCCGGAGCCGAGGTCGGTCACGCCGACGGTCTTGCCCTTGAGGTCCGCTCCCGAGTGGACGTTGGCCTTCGGCGTGCACATGATGCGCTCGCCCGGGGCGCCGGAGAGCTGGACCAGGTTGACGACGTTCTTGCCCTTGGACTGGAAGTCGACCGTGTGGATGTACCAGGCGCCGGCCATGTCGACCTGGCCCGAGGCCATCGCGTCCTCGGCGCCGACGCCGCCCTGCTGCTCCGTGGAGAGCTCCACCTTGACGCCGTACTTCTGGTAGAAGCCCAGCTGCTGCGCGAGCTGGTACGGCAGGTAGATCTGCTTGTCGATGCCGCCCACCATGAGCTTGACGGTGGGCATGCTCGCGCTGTCCGCGCTCTGGCCGCTGCTCGCGGTGCTCCCGCTCGAGGCGGCGCTGCCCCCGCCGCAGGCGGACAGGGTGAGCGCCACGGCTCCGGCGGCGGCTGCGGCGTAGATGCTGCGCTTCATCTTCATTGTTTTACGCATCCTCTGTGTTATTCCTGCTGGAAATTCCGGGTGAAAAGGGAAAGAAATGCTAGATGGCCTGCGCCTCGGAGCGGTTCGGCGGCCGCCATTTGAGGAGGGACTTCTCCAGCAGGCTGATCAGGAATTCGGCGCCGAGGGTGATCACCGCGATGATGACCATGCAGGCGAACACCGTATTGGGATCGAAAGTGCCCTGGGCCTGGCTGATGATCAGCCCGACGCCCTGCTGGGCGCCGAGCACCTCGGCGACGAGCGCGCCGATGATCGCGAACCCGAAGGCGGTGTGGAGGCTCGCGATGATCCAGGTCATCGCCGACGGGATGGTCACGTGCAGGGCCACCTGGAACGGGGAGGCACCGAGCACCCGCACATTGGCGACAAGGTTCTGGTCGACCTCCCGCACGCCCTGGAACGCGTTGAAGAAGACCACGAAGAACACGAGCACCGCCGCGAGGAGGATCTTCGGGAAGACGCCGAGGCCGAACGCGACGATGAAGATCGACCCGAGCACGATCCTGGGGATCGAATTCACGATCCGGATGTAGGGGCCGATCACGGCGGAGAGGTACTTGTTGGACCCCAGCAGGATCCCCAGCACCACGCCGACGAGCGTGCCGAGCAGGAACCCGAGGAACGCCTCCTGGACCGTGACCCACAGGTTCTCCCAGATGGTGCCGAACGCGGTGCCCTCGGTGAACAGCCGCACGAGGCTGTTCCAGATCTCCGACGGCTGGCCGAAGAAGAACTTGTCCACCCAGCCCTCCTCGGTGAACCACTGCCAGCCGCCCACCACGGCCACCGCCAGGGCGATGCGCCCGGCCCAGATCAGCGTCCGGCGCCTGCGGAAGGATGCCCGCGCGGCCTCCTGGAGCTCGGCCCCTTGGTCCTTGCGCCCCTCGGCGGCGCGCACCTTCTCCTCTGCCATGGCCGTCATGCTCCAACCCCTGCCGTGCGCGCGTAGGCCCGCGTGACTTCGTCTTTGAGCGAGTCCCAGATGTGCCCCTGGAGCTCGAGGAACCGCTCCTCGTGCCGGATCTCCTGGACGTTCCCGCGGGGCCTGGGCAGGTCGATGTCGAAGACGTCCTTCACCGAGCCGGGGCTGCTGGTCATGATGACCACCCGGTCGGAGAGGGCCACGGCCTCGTCGAGGTCGTGGGTGATGAACAGGACCGAGGGCCGCAGCTCCTCCCACAGCTTGAGGAGCTCGTTCTGCATGATCGCCTTGGTCTGCACGTCGAGGGCGCCGAACGGCTCGTCCATGAGCAGGATGCGCGGGTTGTTGATCAGGGCCGCGGCCATGGCGACGCGCTTGCGCATGCCGCCGGAGAGCTGGTGCGGGTAGCGGTCCTCGAACCCGGCCAGGCCCACACGCCGCAGCCAGTCCCGGGCGAGCTCGGTGGCCTCCCGCTTCGGGGTGCCCAGGAGGACCGGGCCCATCATGACGTTCGCGAGGACGCTCTTCCACGGGAACAGGGCATCCGCCTGGAACATGTAGCTCACGCCGTTCGTGACGCCCTCGACCCGCCGCCCGCCCACGTGCACCGAGCCCTCGCTGGGCCGCTCGAGCCCGGAGACCTGGGCCAGGGTGGTGGACTTGCCGCAGCCGGTGGGGCCGACGATCGAGCAGAACTGTCCCGGCTCGACCGTGACCGTGACGTCGCGGATGGCGGTGAACGTCTCGCCCTTCGGGGTCAGGTAGCGCTTGGTCAGTCCGGAGATCTCGATCCCCGCATCCTCGGCGCCGATGGCCGGCGGCCGGATGGGATGAATTACTCCCATGGTCAAAAGACCTCTCTGTCTTTGTACGCCCACAGAATTTGCAGGGACGCCATTGTCTGGTGGATCCTTAATCCATGCCCCGTGAAATGGATCACATCGGCTGCACTGACAGTAGGAAAATGTCACCTCCCGCAGCCAGCCTTGCGCGTCTTGCGAGGGTTATCAGCGTTAAAACGTATTTCGAGCCTTTTGCTCATTCGGGGCAGGGCGTGCCGCAATGAGGCGTGCGCGGGACTGGTGGGCCGACCGTCCGCTTGCCTCGCAGATCCTCGTATGGACCCTCGTGCTGATCGTGCTCACCGTGGCCCTCGGCGGCTTCGTCGCGGACCGCATCACGGGCCAGATCCTCGACAACCAGTTCCAGCTGCGCGCCCTCGGGGTCGCGGAGTCCGTGGCCCAGATGCCCGAGGTCACCGCGGACCTGGCTTCCCGCGATCCCGGCCACCAGATCCAGGCCCTCGCCGAGCAGGTCAGGGTCCGGGCCAAGACGGACTACGTCGTGGTCACGGACCGGGAGGGGATCCGGTTCTCGCACCCCACGCCCTCGCTCATCGGGCAGCGGCTCGAGGAGCCGGTCGCGGTGCTCGACGGGCAGAGCCACCTGGGCACGAACCATGGCAGCCTCGGGGACTCGGCGAACGCGAAGGCCCCAATCCTCGATGCCGGCGGCCACGTCGTGGGGCAGGTCTCGGTGGGCATCCTCGAGACCGCGGTCAGCACCGAGTTCACGCAGGACGCCGGGACCGTCGCGGCGTACTCCGCGCTCATCCTGCTCCTCGGCGGGGCCGGCTCGTTCCTGCTCGCCCGGACCATCAAGCGGGCCACGTTCGGGCTCGAGCCGGCGGCGATCGCCTCGCTCCTGCAGGACCGGGAGGCCCTCCTGCACGGAATCCGCGAGGGCATGGTGGGGCTCGACGACGACGGCCGCGTCACCGTGATCAACAACGAGGCGCGGCGGCTCCTGCACCTCGGGGACACCGCGCTGGGCCAGCCCGTCTCGGAGCTCATCCCGCCCGGCCGGCTCCGCGACATCCTCACGGGCGATGCGCCGGGCGAGGACCAGTCGGTCATCACCGAGGATGCACTTCTCGTGGCCAACCGCAGGCCCGTGAGCGTGGGCGGGCGCAGCGTGGGCGCGGTCGTGACCCTCCGCGACCGCACCGAGGTCGAGGCCCTCGTCCGCGACCTCCGCTCGCTCGAGGGGCTCATGGACGCGCTGCGGGCGCAGGAGCACGAGTACGCCAACCGCCTGCACACCGTGGGGGGCCTCCTGGACCTCGGCGAGCCCGAACAGGCCCGGACGTTCATCTCCGGCATCTCGGACTCGTCCCGCTCCCTCGGCGAGGGGCTGCGGGCGCGGATCGAGCCGCCCGAGCTCGCCGCGCTCATCCACGCCAAGATCACCATCGCCGCCGAGCAGGACGTGCGCCTGGCCGTCTCCGAGGACTCGCACCTGCGCGAGCCCGGCCTCGGAACGCAGGACCTGCTCACGATCGTGGGGAACCTCCTCGACAACGCGGTCGACGCCGTCTCCGGGCTCCCGGGGCCCCGGGAGGTCACGCTCACCCTCGACGACTCGTCCGGGGTCTTCGTCTCGGTGACCGACAACGGCCCGGGGGTGCCCGCGGAGGCGGTGGACGACGTCGTGCGCGACGGGTACACGACCAAGCCCGGGAGGGCGGGGAAGCCAGACCTGCGGCGCGGGATCGGGCTCGCTCTCGTGACGCGGATCGTGCGGCGTGCCGGTGGCACGATGGACGTGTTCGCCGGGCCCGGCGGGCGGTTCGAGGTGTGGATTCCGAGGGGCGAGGGCGGGGAGGCGCGGCCGTGATCAGGGTTCTCGTGGTCGACGACGACTTCCGCGTGGCGCGGCTGCACGCGGCCCAGGTGGCCCGCGTGCCGGGGTACGAGTGCGTGGGCGAGGCGCACACCGCGGCGGAGGCGCGCGAGGCCATCGCCCGCGAGCGCCCCGACCTCGTGCTGCTCGACGTGTACCTGCCCGACGAGGACGGCATCGCCCTGCTGGCTTCCCTGCGCGAGGCCG
Proteins encoded:
- a CDS encoding aldo/keto reductase — translated: MTQTRTLGTASPLTVSALGLGCMGMSEFYGTPDEAAGLATIHRALELGITFLDTADMYGPFTNELLVGRAIAGRRDEVQLATKFGNVRGPNGERLGISGTPEYVREACDASLQRLGVDHIDLYYQHRVDPKVPIEDTVGAMAELVQAGKVRHLGLSEASAATIRRAHAVHPITALETEYSLFTRDLEDEILPTLRELGIGLVPYSPLGRGILTGRITAESLAKAGDSRSSRYFPRFQGEALDANLRLVEQVKEIAAAKGVTPGQIALAWVLAQGEDVVPIPGTKRVEYLEENAAALDVELSRDDLEALERAVPRDAVVGSRYGDMSSIDTSR
- a CDS encoding SDR family NAD(P)-dependent oxidoreductase, which produces MTDFPASRTVILTGAASPRGIGRASAHYLAERGWNIGIIDVEAEAAKRVAEEIALEHGVQAAGAGADVSDEAQVRAAFDELEGELPQIVALVNLAGVSSPVPYLEVTADEWNRVMGINMNGVHYATRRAVESMVKHGVGRVVSLSSVSAQRGGGTYSKTVYSAAKAGVIGFTRSIARELGHQGITANAISPGPIDTDIMGGTLTDERKEKMAADGVLPRIGTPRDIAAAIAYLISEDAGFVTGQTLNVDGGLYMH
- a CDS encoding sugar phosphate isomerase/epimerase family protein, translated to MSNEPAFTAESWPIATCLHGFQAVDRRTGVAMHDASPEVWDDMFAQIADVGFTLAELADSHVRPADLEPARRHEFLAIAESHGVGIPSVHLQRQSVIMPGHEERNLAYAHRTIDAAAEWGMQVFSTGLHQPFSEAQRKALWFWTAEGPKDPDDREVWDTAVGRIRELGKHAADLGLRMSLEMYEDTYVGTADSAVRFIEEVGLDNVGLNPDVANLIRLHRPVEDWRYLFDKTLPYANYWHVKNYTRDEAADGSWATSVPSTMETGLINYRQVFRDAIAVGFDGIILTEQYGGDSLGVCATNQKYIRTLLPKG
- a CDS encoding carboxylate-amine ligase, with product MRSFGAEEELLIVDPDTGAPQPLVDRVLAVMGRPRDVEREFKLEQVEVQTEPCLTHEELLGQLYHGRRALDRAARQVGARIAALGTSPLSSATHLSEGERFAAMAEDYRLTALEQLTCGLHVHVSIASAEEGVGILDRIREWLPLLAALSANSPFWHGANTGYASFRTQVWNRWPTSGPQEPFGSAEAYNRLVASMVGTGGILDAGMVYFDARLSRRHPTVEVRASDVCLNAADSALVAVLVRGLVETAAREAAEGRPPLGTPGAVLRLAAWRASRSGLNGDLVDPLGGRPVPAEDALASLLEHVGPVLRETGELTGAERALRGVLARGSGERAQREAASDGEGLAAVVHAAVEATQQRDGGWDIP
- a CDS encoding trimeric intracellular cation channel family protein, whose translation is MDARTWSLVFDLLGVFFFAVSGCLLAVQKNFDIVGSLMLGSLTGLGGGVIRDLVLGRFPNSFAEPVYLAPPVLAAAVVYFLMPAVQKARRTLLTFDAAGLALFCITGTVTALSYGVNPVSAALLGTVTAIGGGLMRDTVANVRPGLFDRHDLYAIPAMVGAGAVAALWPLGLYSTAAGVVVAVVVFAFRILALRLRWRVPLAASSRHRSGGEAPARE
- a CDS encoding MFS transporter produces the protein MPAPRTVAPSAHDIALKSAISKAARHLMPMLVILYFVAFLDRTNVGFAQAALKADRGVGDAAFALGAGIFFIGYALFEVPSNLLLKRFGARFWLARISITWGIVAAAFAFTTDDVMFNVLRFLLGVTEAGLFPGVIMFLSEWFPNKVRVQMFAIFYLAQPFSQMIGAPLSGGLISFGDSLGFARGWQVMFFGEGLLAVIAGIAALFLLTNSPAKAKFLSDEEKLALSNAMAVEDRARTEDGPSGIWRAMANWKVWYFTVIYFALQIAVYGTTFYLPQEVAGLLGKKVGWEVGLVSAIPWLVGLFACYYLGKAAHTVARRRNWGSLLYIGTGVFILGSAWAGANNQPLLGIVFITLAVASFLTVGPITWAYPTAFLTGAAAAAGIGLINSLGNLGGFVAPLMRTAFNDALPTKSGEWGVVSLGVFAFLAAAMVFATKFFKGAKSDELLEAEELTPVH
- a CDS encoding 3-hydroxyacyl-CoA dehydrogenase family protein, whose amino-acid sequence is MTELTVAVVGSGYMGGGIAQVLALAGATVKIADISEEIAVRNYGRLLDEARQFVADGLFPDDAVARLEAHLSPAASIEEAVADADFIEEAVPEKIEIKHETLRRISAAARPDAVIGSNTSTILIASLAEAVTNPERFLGVHFSNPAPFIPGVELIPHPGTDESVIPMVEELVASTGKETARVKDATGFVLNRLQYALFHEATQIVEEGIATPEDIDTIVRTTFGFRLPVFGPFAIADMAGLDVYAFCYASLQTRWPERFATPESLKELVDAGKFGTKSGAGYLDVPAERTPELVAYRNKAYVAIKKLMDELGPAPIQPAPAAAAH